The genomic segment ACCGATTGATAATATTTTAAGCAAAATTGTGACTGATGATATCAGTAAAGCTTGGACAAAATATATTAAGTTTGCTATTTATGTAGTAGGAATTTCTGGAGGAGTAAGGATTTGGGAAATAGAAAAGTATATTACTGCACCTAGTGGGCCTAGAGAAAATACTAAAGCTATTATTCTTACTCCAGAACGTTGGACTTTAGAAATTTATAGGACTTTAATTGGTTCATTAAAGAGTATTGCCTGGATGTTATTAATGTTTTTTGGTTTTACTTTAGTAGCTTACGTGGCACTTAAAGTTTTTGGGAAAAGAGAAGTATAAAATAATGCATAGGAGAAAACTGTTATGAATGAAAGGAGGAAAAGAATATGAATATAAATTTCTTCGATAAACTGTTCAAAAATTTGAAATCAGAAAAAGAACAAATATCATCTAACGAAACATTCCATATCTGGAACAGTTTAAGAGTTAGGTATATTAGCACAGAAACTTATAATTTATATAAAAATTTTATCCATGATAAAGACTTAGAAATACTTATTAATGAGCATTTAGAACAGTTTAACCAAGAGATTGAACAGTTAGAAAATTTAACAAACAACTATCAAATTAAAGCTCCAGACCGACCTGCTGAAGATATTAATACTACAAAACAGTTAGATCAAATAACAGATAGATATATATTTAGAAAAATATATGCTGATTTAATTTCAGAACTACATTATTTAATTCGACCTGTTACAGAAAGTATCTCTAATGATAATGTTAGAGATTTCTTTTCAAATATGTTATTTAATCATTTAGATATGTTAGATGAATTTTATAAATATGGTAAATTAAAAGGCTGGACAACAATGCAGCCAAAACATTATAGTTAAAAAGAAGGTTGTGGCTATGGCTCTGGCAACATCTTATAATGAATCGGCTGAAAAATATGGAATTAGTAAATCAAGCATATCTAGATGGGTTAAAAATACCGAAATGAAATAGAACAAATAAATTATTGACCTTTGCTGAAAAAGCAGCGGATGAAGCTAGCCAAACCATTAATGAAGGTAAGTCAGAAGATGAGTATAATAGTAAATGGCTTAAAGCTGTAGTTGGAGCTATGGATTACTTAGTTAAGAATGCTCAATTATTAGGCGGGGCAACTAATAGGGAAGAACAGACAGAGCAGGTGACTCAACGTGAAGAATACGACTTTATACGATATTTATGATCAATTCATTAAGGATCAGGTAAAGAAAGATATTACCGTTAGAAAAGCTGTTTAGACTGGATTATCAGAGTTAGCAATTAACGTATCTTTATGGTTTATAGATGAATGCGGTTATCAAAAAAAATATAAAATGAATAAAATAAGATAGGCTTAGGGAAAATAATTAACAGAATTAAAAATAGTCTAAAAAACTTGAGGAGGACAATTATGCAGGATAATAATCAACAGCAGGAAACAGCAGCCGGGGAATCTGCTCCAAATCAGGTTGAAAATAATAAAGAAGTGGTAGTTACTTTAAATAAGGTGTTAAAAGGTGAACATATGGCTATAGATACTTATGATCAGTATCTTGATCGGATTGATGACTCCCAGACTAAGGATTTACTACAGCAGTTTAAAGAGGATCATCAAAAGCATGCTTCTAAGTTGGCTCAAAGAATAGAGGATTTAGGAGCTGATCCGCAAGAAAACAGTGGATTATCGGGATTAGTTTCTAAGACAATGATGGAAATCGGTGACTTATTGGGGATGGAGCCGTCTGAAGAAGAGGCAGTCAATAAGATTTATCAGGGAGAAGATATGGGAATTAATTTGGTGGAAGAGAATTTAATAGAGAAACTGGATAAAAAAAGTAAAGATTTAGTTTCTGAAGTTTTACAGACTGATAAACAGCATTTAGAACAGTTTAAGCAGTTTTCGGATCAAAATTTGGAGTCGCAGCAGTAGATTTAAATTATAAAATAAAGAGTTTACAGCAGTTAGTATATTAGCTAGTTTTCCGGGCAGGCAGTTGGCCGGGAGTTTTTTATGCAATTATTTGTTAATATTATCCAACGATTAAGATAAAATGGTGGGGATAATATCTTGGAAGATGAAGAACTATTTGCAGATCCAATAATACTTGGTGCAGTTGCTGGAGTTATAGGTAATATACCTAAAACAATTTTAACAATTACTTTTTATTATTTTGGTTGGGTACGGTACACTTTTAGTCAATTAGCAGCTGGTTTATTTATGAAACAAGAAGTTTTGTCTAATCCTTTAGGACAAAAAGTAAAGAACCCACCCTTATTTATATGGGTGATGAATTTACTAACCTATTCTTTGATTCAATATTAAAGAATAGGTTATTTTTTACTTGTTTTTAAACCATATGTAATCGCTTTAACTTTTGATATGTTTGATATTAAAAGTAATATATGATATACTATATGTAAGAGGTGATAACAATTGAGCAACCAAAATAATTTAATTCATGCCAGAACATGTGTTTATAATGTTGGCTATCATAAGGAGGTGAGCTAATTGAAGTTAGCTAAATATTTTATTCATAAACCTAATCAAACCCAACAAATTGTATTAGGTTGTTTAGCTTATGCTAGTGCTAGGTTATATAATATCGGCAATTATCAACGTAAAAATTGGTCTAAAGATAGTGCTAAAAATTATCCTGATTGGTATAAACAAAAAAAGCAATTAAAAGAAAAATTTTGGTATAAAAATTTACCTTCTCAAACAGCACAGGAAACACTTAAAATTTTAGCTGATAACTGGGATAGTTTTTATCAAAGTAAAAAAGATTATCAAAATAATCCTGATAAATATACTGGTGAACCTAATCCACCTAATTATAAACCTAAAGACAGTAAATTTAACTTCCGTTATCTCAATAATGGTTTTAAAATTATTGATGGTAAGTTAAGATTATCTATTCCTAAACAGTTAAAAAAGTATCTAAAAGAGGAATACTCTATTACCAACAAATTCTTATGGATAAGAGTGCCTAATGAGCTGTTATCCAGTAATAGAGATGTTCTTAATTCAACTACTAGAATTGAGTTTAAACCTTTAAGCGATGATACTTATAAGGTAATCTTAACTTATAAAGTAGATACTCCTACTATTAAAGAAGATAACGGTAATTATTTAAGTATTGATCTAGGCATTAATAATCTAATGACTTGTTACAGTAATCAAAATCAGGAAAGCTTTATTATTGACGGTGGACAATATTTAGCTATTAATCGTTATTTTGATAAAAAAATCAAACATTATCAATCTATTTTGAATGGTCAGGGCAAAAAGACTTCTAAACGTATCCAAAATCTATATAAAAAGCGACGAAAACAATTATTTCACTTAATTCATAGTGCAACTAAAAAAGTAGTTAATTACTGTATTGAAAATAATATATCTAGAGTAATCGTTGGTGATATAAAAAATATTCGTGATGATGCTGACCTAGGTAAACAGAACAATCAAAAACTCCATAAACTACCTTTTGATATTATCTATCACCAGCTAGAGTATAAACTTAATTTACAAGGGATTACTTTAATCAAGAAGAGTGAAAAATATACCAGCCAATGCAGCCCTTACAGTAAAAAAGTAACTAAGAAATATGCTAATAAATCTAACCGAGTTAAAAGAGGGCTTTATATTGATAAAGATAACAATCAAGCTTTTAATGCCGACAGCATAGGTGCATTTAATATCTTACGCAAATACTTACAGCAGCGACGTAAAGGGCCAGATATTACTCTGCAGGTAAAAGGGTTATCAAATCCGGTTAAATATAACTGGAATAATCATCAATTTGCAGCTTAAAAGTACCTCCAAGTCCAGTATTAACTGGATAGGAGTATTGGTGTTGGACACGCCGATTGGGTAACTTGCTTGATATTACGGGTAACTCCCATAAAAGCAGGCGACCATGAAGCTCGGTATTTCAATGCCGAGTAGTTCACATAAAAAACTTAACTAAGTATCAATTTCCATTATTTTATAATTTAATTTAGTATTTAAATTGAGTAAAGGGGGAGAATATATTAGAGAAAATAATATAATTATGAAAGGGGATAATGATATGACGAGAATCTTAATTTCACCAAATAAGTATGTACAGGGTAAAGGAGTAATCAAAGAATTAGGTGAATATCTAGATGATTTTGGAGAGAAAGTACTAGCATTATGTGATCCCGTTGTATTGGAGCTATTTACCGACAAAGTTAAAGAAGGACTGGCCAATAAAGATGTAAAATTGGAAGAGTTTAATGGTGAGGCTTCAAAAAAAGAGATTGATAGATTAAAAGAGATGGTTCAAAAGGAAAAGATTGAAGTTGTAGTAGGAATCGGAGGAGGAAAGACTTTAGATACAGCAAAGGCTGTTAGCTATTATGCTGGCTTACCAGTTGGAATTGTCCCGACTATTGCAGCCACCGATGCCCCCTGTAGTGCTTTATCTGTAATCTATACCGAGGATGGAGTCTTTGAAGAGTATCTATTCTTACCTTCGAATCCGGATTTAGTCTTGGTTGATACTAAGATAGTAGCCAAAGCACCGGTTAGATTTTTAGTATCCGGTATGGGCGATGCATTGGCCACTTATTTTGAAGCAGATGCCTGTAGTGTAACTAAGGCTCCAAATATACCAGGAGGTACTCAGACTATAACTGCTACTAATTTAGCCAAGCTCTGTTATGATACTTTAATTGAGTACGGTACGGCGGCTAAAGAAGCTGTAGAAGCAGAAGCAGTAACAGAAGCCGTAGAGAAGATCGTAGAAGCCAATACTTTATTAAGCGGTCTAGGATTTGAAAGCGGAGGATTGGCTGCAGCCCATGCTATCCATAACGGTTTTACAGTATTAGAAGAGACTCACAGCAAAACTCATGGTGAGAAGGTAGCTTATTCTACAATAGTACAGTTAGTAATGGAGGATAGACCGCCTGAATTAATAGAAGAGGTAATTAGATTCTGTAAAGAAGTAGGATTACCTACAACACTGGTCGATTTAGGTATTGAAGAAATAAATGAAGAAGATATATTAAAAGTAGCCGAGACAAGCTCTGTAGAGGATGAGACGATTCATAATATGCCGTTTGAAGTAGATGCTGAAATGGTCAAAGATGCTATTTTAGCTGTAGATAGATTAGGGAAATAATATCATATTGATATATTGTGTCACTTTCCATTTGCAGCTAATATAGTTTCTTTCATGATATTGCAGATTATAGTCAACAAATCTCTTACGCTTGCCATTCGTTCGACGTCCTGTCTCACTCATTCTCAAAAACTGACTCTCCACCATCCATGGTTCCGAGTCAGTTTTAAGAGTCGCTCCAGAGAAATGTTGACTATTTGTAATCCAAAATAAATTATCATGCACTTAGAGTAACTTCCATTGGTAATGATACCTTATTACAGATGGTCAATATGTGTCCAGAGCAACTCTTAAAAACAGTTTGGAGCCATGGAGGGTCCGCAGGATTATTAATCCTTGCTCCTAGCCTTGTAAATTAGAGAAATAATACTGTTTTTTTGCTTCATGAGTTTCTCCCATAGCCAGTATTGGTCTTTATGCTGGCTATGCGGAAAACTGTTTTTTGACAGTGAGCGAAACAGGACGTTGAGCGAACGACAAGCGGCGGATACATATTGACTATTTATAGCACAGAATTTTCATTAATCTGATTTTAAACGCTTCCTTAGATAATTTTGCACAATTTAGTTGATATCTTGCAAAAAGCGACTTTAAAGCAGCCCCAAAAGAGAAAATGGCTAACATATAAAGTAGGGTATTCAAACAGTAGCTCTAAGGTTAATTTATTGCTAATTAATCAGGGCTGATTTTCGGAGCGTTTGCAAGATATCAACTCTAAACTGCAACAATATATCAATATTCTTTTAAAATGAAGGATATATTGTGATTATCAGATTTATTAAAGTAATACCTTGGAAGGATTTCTCTTGTTGAAAAAGAAAATAAATCATAAATATGGAGGGGCTTATAGTGTTATCCTTACTTAAGAAGCGAAGAAGTATTAGAAAGTATCAGAACAGAGAAGTAGAGAATGAAAAGGTTGAGAAGTTGATTAAAGCAGCATTATTATCTCCATCCTCAAGAGGATTTGAGCCATGGGAATTCATCGTTGTTGATGATAAAGAGAGTTTAAATCAATTGGCTGATGCAAAAGAAGCTGGTTCTGCTTTTTTGGATGGAGCACCGGTAGGAATAGTTGTCTGTGCTGATCCTGAAGTAAGTGATGTCTGGATAGAAGATACATCAATTGCTTCGATTAATATTCAGTTGGCTGCGGAAGATTTGGGTTTAGGTTCTTGCTGGATTCAGATTAGGAATCGAAACCATAGTGCTGAAAAAACCTCCAGTGAGTATGTTAAGGAAGTATTGAGTATCCCCGATAATCTTGAAGTGGAGTCAATTATTGCTATTGGCTATGCCGATGAAGAGAAACCGCCCCATAAAGAAGATGATTTAAATTACCAGAAGATATTCCGTAATTCATATGGATCTAGTAGTTATTAGAAATAAAAAACTATGACCGCCTCATAATAATCTTTTTTAATCACAAACTATCTTTAGAGGTGGTTTTAATGAAGAATGAGCTAAATACAGATGATCTAGATTCAAGTAATGATGATGGTATTGACAGTATTAAAGAATTATGGGATGAACTTATGGATAATAATAAAACTGATGAAGAGTCTGGGTTTATTCCTGAGAATGAAGAAGAAGCAGAGAAGATGCTTGAAGAAATGAAAGAGTGCGGCTGTATAGATAGCACTAAAGAAATGAAGGAGAAGGCTAAACAAGAAAGACAAGATTAGCCGCTACTAGAGAATAACTTTTCAAGTCAGGACCACCATACAGCAGCCCTGGCTTGAAATTGATTCTTATAAGAAGAATAAGAAGAAGATTAGAAAGAATATAATTCCTAATCCAAGGAAGTTAATTTCAGTTTGATTGAGTTTAGCTGTATCTACCATTATTTGTTCCTCCTTTCTATCTATTTCTCACTAACAATATATGTACTTTGATATAATTATGTGATTTTTATATTAAATTTAATGAAATATGTTACTAAAAGTAGATATTTAAAATAAATGATAGTATACTAATTAAGCCAGATATTTAAATGCGATTTTAATATTTTATACTTTATCTAAAATGCCTCAAGAAAATTCCATCTGAATCTTTAGTTTGATTCAGGTGGAGATGAATTGTATTAATCTATAACTATCACTGCACCATTCTGGACATCCATCCAATTATAGATAAATTTTGCATGACTGGTAAAATTACGTACACACATACTGGAACGGGGGAAGGTGCCGATGGTATGAATATATTCTATTAGTCCAGGATCTATCTTTTCGCCATTTTCTTCTTCATAGGCTACCGGAACTCCATGAAGATAAGCTCCTCCGGAAAATCGTGTGGCAAAAGGTGCATAACCTGCAATATCCTCTGAACCTTTTTTTAAGTATTCAAAACGTTCCTTTTTTTCCAGTACTTTGTAAGCACCAGGGCTGGTTTCAAAGGAAAAATCTCCTGGCTTTCCTGTAGTAGCCAGTGTATATGAAACCAGATTAAGGCCGTCTTCAACAAGCTTAAAAGCAGCTTGATTCTGCTGCTCATTGTCTACTACAAGGACATGGTTTAACTGATTTAATTTAGCAGTAGAATCAATATACTGCTTTGGTATATAGAAATTTCCATCAAAAGTAGGAATATTAACATAATAGAAATCATCTGTTTCATTTAGGATTCTTACCAACATTCCATCTGGTGCATATCTATAGTTGGCATCGGTGCTGGCTTCTTTATAAGCCGGAGCACTGTGGTAAACTCTATATCCTTGTTCATCTACTGCAGAATCTCCTTTTTGGGGAGGAGCGCCATTTTGATTTTTGTAATTACTAATATAGTGTAGAGCTCCCTCTGCTACCTCTTGTCTTAAGTTATTGACGGCATTCTGCATTTTATCAAAACGAAATTTTCGGGTAAGACCGGTTGTAGAGTGTAGGTAACCTTCATAAATTTGATTATCCTTTTCGATTGCAACTCTGTACCATATATTAGAACCAGCCACTTCTTCTCCGTCAACTCTCTGCAGTAGGGATACCTTATCCAAATTTTCCACTCGGACTACAGTAGTAGTGGCAGGGTCCGGATTTTCTTTAATTTCAGCACCATTTTCTTCTGTTACTAGAAAATAATTATAGGAAATATCATAAGAAAAATACTGGAGTGCTCTATTAATAGTTTCCGGTAAGCGAGAATCATATTGATGAAGTACGGTATTTTTTCTTTTAGGATTAATCTTTTTTAGAACCTGTGTTGTTTTTTGGGAGTTGAGAGCTAAAACATCATTTTTTTCTTGTGATAGATTTTGAGTAATCCTGAAATCATCTTCGATATTAAATGCATTTATATTCTCTTCCACATTCTCTAACTCAGTTTTGGTTAGCCTATCTTCTTGGGCGTGATCTTCTGTTTGCTGTTTAGGAACTTCATCGGGAGACATATTTATGAAATAGGCATAACCTGATAGAGCAACAACTAATAGAAGTATAAAAATATAAGTAATTTTTCTATTCATAGTTATCTCCTTTCTTATGTTTATCTTTAATTTCTATAAAATAGTTTTTATTATTATAAGCTATCAACAATAATATCATACATAATAAGCACCTTATTTGAATTTGACCTACTCCCCGCCCGTTCCTATCGTCACGAACGAGGATTCTTATTGGGTATAATCCAACTTCCTAACCAATGTTACGGTGGAAACTAGCATTACAATTGGAGCAATCAAAGTTTCTATCACTTGGTTTGTGTTGATAACCGCATTTAGGACAGGTTTGACTGGTGTAGCTTTCATCTATAAATTTAACTTTAATACCTATTGATTTAGCTTGATATTTTATCATATCTGTCAATTGTCTAAATACCCACTGGTGCATTTTTTGATTATCTTTAGTGCCGAAGTTTATATTTTCCCTAATCCCTTTTATATCACCAACAACTATTGTAGAAACTTCTCTCTTTAGGCAAAAACTAATAAGATGGCTTGCGTATTTTTTCAACACATCCATAACTTTGTTTTTGCTTTTAGAGAGCAACTTCTTTTTAGCTCGGTTTAACTTTTTCCAACGGTTAGAGTATTTTTGGCACCTAGATATCTTTTCTTGCAGTTTAGCTAACTCTTTATTTCTAAATCGAATAAAAGAATTTAATTTTCAAACTCGGGGTATCATATAACAGTCTTGGTCTGAAATTGATTTTTGTTTTTTAAGAGGTATTTGTTCATTTAGATTTTTTCGTTGAAGTAATTTTTCGCCCATTTTATGCAGGAAATAATAGGATAGTATAGAATTAAATTACTAGAGATAAATTGCTGTTTCGAAAACCTCCGGGTGTTTCGTGCAAGAATCAGTTTTCGAAATAATTCCGGTGGTTTCGAAAGTATGAAGGTCTATGAAGCCCGTCAGCATAGGATTGGAATTTTCATTTTGGTGCGATTACAATGACTACTCCATTAAGTAGGAGACTGAAAGATCTGTAGTAATGACATGAAGCTTCATCAAGAATTGGATTACGATGACTACTCCGTAAGCTAGGAGACTGAAAGAATTTTGATGGCTAATCTCTCATTAAGAGGGGTTAGTCATTTTTTTATGAAAATTTAATTTTTTCATGCCTTTCAGGGGAGTGTAAATTTAATATATCAAAACACTAGAATGAATTAATAAAGCAAAACTATAGGGATTACTCGCTTTTTAGCATAGGAATTAACAGGGATTTAAAATTGGAGATATTTTGAGTTTAAGAGTTGAAGATGCAAAAAAACAAAACGCATATTGAAGTGATAGAGCAGAGAACAGGTAGGAATAAAAAACAGATAATTAATCCTCAGTTAAGAGAAGATATTGATAGCTACATTCAGGGTATGAAAGTTAGTGAGTATTTATTTCAGAGTAGGAAAGGAGATAATAAACCAATTAGTCGAGTACAAGCCTATAGAGTATTAAGAAAAGCAGTTGATAAGATAGGAATTGAAATGACTTAATAAAACAAGTAGCTAAGTAGCCTAAGAAGATAATATTTCTTTCCTAGGTTTTTATTTTTTTAAAAGGTATTTATTGGTGTTTTATTTAAATTATTATACTAAGCTAAGATTCGAAAAAATTAATACTTGTTGACAGACAGTTGTCAAAAGGTTGTGCTATACTATATTTGCGAAAGGAGATAGGCCAAGTGAAATATGATCGCTTATTGCGGTTGACTTCGCTGATAGACCATATAGCTTCGGCTCCAGGTAAAAACTTTCAATTTTATGCTGATAAGTTTGGGGTTGCAGCTAGAACTATTAGACGTGATGTTGACACTTTAGCCGAAGCTGGACTGCCAGTAGAAACTAGTGCAGGAATTAGATTTATTAATGATATTGAACTCCCTAATATTAACTTTACTTATAATGAAGCGTTTGCATTGATGATTGCATTATCTGAGCTGAAGAGATATACCCAATTTGATGGAGAGTTAGAGCAGGTAAAAGTCAAATTAGAAGAAGTATTTCCAGATAAATTGGCTGAAATAGCAAAGGAAATAGAGAAGCGAGTAGGGATTTATCCTAGCAGAACTGAGATAGCTACAGAAATTTCGGATAAGATGATGCCGATTATTTCTAGTTTGATTGATAATAGGAGGTTAGAAATAAAGTATTATTCTTTTAGCTCTGATGAGGTGAAGTGGCGGAAAGTCGATCCATA from the Acetohalobium arabaticum DSM 5501 genome contains:
- a CDS encoding DUF3231 family protein, with the protein product MNINFFDKLFKNLKSEKEQISSNETFHIWNSLRVRYISTETYNLYKNFIHDKDLEILINEHLEQFNQEIEQLENLTNNYQIKAPDRPAEDINTTKQLDQITDRYIFRKIYADLISELHYLIRPVTESISNDNVRDFFSNMLFNHLDMLDEFYKYGKLKGWTTMQPKHYS
- a CDS encoding DUF2383 domain-containing protein; this encodes MQDNNQQQETAAGESAPNQVENNKEVVVTLNKVLKGEHMAIDTYDQYLDRIDDSQTKDLLQQFKEDHQKHASKLAQRIEDLGADPQENSGLSGLVSKTMMEIGDLLGMEPSEEEAVNKIYQGEDMGINLVEENLIEKLDKKSKDLVSEVLQTDKQHLEQFKQFSDQNLESQQ
- a CDS encoding RNA-guided endonuclease InsQ/TnpB family protein, with the protein product MKLAKYFIHKPNQTQQIVLGCLAYASARLYNIGNYQRKNWSKDSAKNYPDWYKQKKQLKEKFWYKNLPSQTAQETLKILADNWDSFYQSKKDYQNNPDKYTGEPNPPNYKPKDSKFNFRYLNNGFKIIDGKLRLSIPKQLKKYLKEEYSITNKFLWIRVPNELLSSNRDVLNSTTRIEFKPLSDDTYKVILTYKVDTPTIKEDNGNYLSIDLGINNLMTCYSNQNQESFIIDGGQYLAINRYFDKKIKHYQSILNGQGKKTSKRIQNLYKKRRKQLFHLIHSATKKVVNYCIENNISRVIVGDIKNIRDDADLGKQNNQKLHKLPFDIIYHQLEYKLNLQGITLIKKSEKYTSQCSPYSKKVTKKYANKSNRVKRGLYIDKDNNQAFNADSIGAFNILRKYLQQRRKGPDITLQVKGLSNPVKYNWNNHQFAA
- a CDS encoding glycerol dehydrogenase — protein: MTRILISPNKYVQGKGVIKELGEYLDDFGEKVLALCDPVVLELFTDKVKEGLANKDVKLEEFNGEASKKEIDRLKEMVQKEKIEVVVGIGGGKTLDTAKAVSYYAGLPVGIVPTIAATDAPCSALSVIYTEDGVFEEYLFLPSNPDLVLVDTKIVAKAPVRFLVSGMGDALATYFEADACSVTKAPNIPGGTQTITATNLAKLCYDTLIEYGTAAKEAVEAEAVTEAVEKIVEANTLLSGLGFESGGLAAAHAIHNGFTVLEETHSKTHGEKVAYSTIVQLVMEDRPPELIEEVIRFCKEVGLPTTLVDLGIEEINEEDILKVAETSSVEDETIHNMPFEVDAEMVKDAILAVDRLGK
- a CDS encoding nitroreductase family protein, whose protein sequence is MLSLLKKRRSIRKYQNREVENEKVEKLIKAALLSPSSRGFEPWEFIVVDDKESLNQLADAKEAGSAFLDGAPVGIVVCADPEVSDVWIEDTSIASINIQLAAEDLGLGSCWIQIRNRNHSAEKTSSEYVKEVLSIPDNLEVESIIAIGYADEEKPPHKEDDLNYQKIFRNSYGSSSY
- a CDS encoding L,D-transpeptidase produces the protein MNRKITYIFILLLVVALSGYAYFINMSPDEVPKQQTEDHAQEDRLTKTELENVEENINAFNIEDDFRITQNLSQEKNDVLALNSQKTTQVLKKINPKRKNTVLHQYDSRLPETINRALQYFSYDISYNYFLVTEENGAEIKENPDPATTTVVRVENLDKVSLLQRVDGEEVAGSNIWYRVAIEKDNQIYEGYLHSTTGLTRKFRFDKMQNAVNNLRQEVAEGALHYISNYKNQNGAPPQKGDSAVDEQGYRVYHSAPAYKEASTDANYRYAPDGMLVRILNETDDFYYVNIPTFDGNFYIPKQYIDSTAKLNQLNHVLVVDNEQQNQAAFKLVEDGLNLVSYTLATTGKPGDFSFETSPGAYKVLEKKERFEYLKKGSEDIAGYAPFATRFSGGAYLHGVPVAYEEENGEKIDPGLIEYIHTIGTFPRSSMCVRNFTSHAKFIYNWMDVQNGAVIVID
- a CDS encoding RNA-guided endonuclease TnpB family protein; the protein is MRFRNKELAKLQEKISRCQKYSNRWKKLNRAKKKLLSKSKNKVMDVLKKYASHLISFCLKREVSTIVVGDIKGIRENINFGTKDNQKMHQWVFRQLTDMIKYQAKSIGIKVKFIDESYTSQTCPKCGYQHKPSDRNFDCSNCNASFHRNIG
- a CDS encoding helix-turn-helix transcriptional regulator, whose translation is MKYDRLLRLTSLIDHIASAPGKNFQFYADKFGVAARTIRRDVDTLAEAGLPVETSAGIRFINDIELPNINFTYNEAFALMIALSELKRYTQFDGELEQVKVKLEEVFPDKLAEIAKEIEKRVGIYPSRTEIATEISDKMMPIISSLIDNRRLEIKYYSFSSDEVKWRKVDPYGVFFRRRSWYLAAYCHLADEVRTFRFSRVREWNHLREYFELPDDFNLDEYVTESWELMKGEPAEIEVKFASDVAQLILETEFNKDEEKELLKDGSVIYRVKVEGWREIFYWILSFGGDAEIIKPDWLRSKAEDEAKRMLKLYSS